Proteins from one Telopea speciosissima isolate NSW1024214 ecotype Mountain lineage chromosome 1, Tspe_v1, whole genome shotgun sequence genomic window:
- the LOC122652619 gene encoding uncharacterized mitochondrial protein AtMg00810-like, with protein sequence MLVYTLAIAVFNNGPSTTEPITFTEAMKYPQWRETMKAEILALSENQTWSLVPLLPGKKPIGSKWVYKIKRRSDGSIERYKARLVAKGYNQVEDSTLIDTVKNFLFNNFHIEDLGPLKFFLGIEVARAHQGIYLSQRKYALDILQDSGFTGTRPADTSMELNLRLTDSQGELLTEPASYRRLVGRLIYLTVTRPDITHTVNILSQFMHAPRQPHLDAAHRLLRFLKATPGQGIFFSANTELNISGYCDSDWATCPMTRRSMTGYCIFLGSGPISWKTKKQTTVSRSLAEAEYRAMAAATYELTWISTT encoded by the exons ATGCTCGTTTACACACTCGCAATTGCCGTCTTCAACAACGGTCCAAG TACCACAGAACCTATTACATTTACTGAGGCAATGAAATACCCGCAGTGGCGTGAAACAATGAAGGCAGAAATTTTGGCTCTCTCTGAAAATCAGACATGGTCCCTAGTCCCATTACTGCCTGGCAAGAAACCCATTGGATCAAAATGGGTGTACAAAATCAAACGGCGTTCTGATGGTTCAATCGAACGCTATAAGGCTCGCTTAGTGGCTAAGGGTTACAATCAAGTGGAAG ATAGCACCTTGATCGACACAGTGAAAAACTTTCTCTTCAACAATTTTCACATCGAGGACCTTGGCCCATTAAAATTcttcttgggcattgaagttGCCAGAGCACACCAAGGGATTTACCTCTCACAGCGGAAATATGCCTTAGACATCCTTCAAGACAGTGGTTTCACTGGAACTCGGCCAGCTGACACCTCTATGGAGCTCAACTTGCGTCTCACTGATTCCCAAGGAGAGCTCCTCACTGAACCTGCTTCTTATCGCAGGCTTGTTGGACGATTAATATATCTCACAGTAACGAGACCAGATATCACTCACACTGTCAATATTCtaagccaattcatgcatgctcctcGGCAACCCCATTTAGATGCCGCTCACAGGTTACTGCGGTTCTTGAAAGCCACCCCAGGCCAGGGAATTTTTTTCTCAGCCAATACCGAGCTCAATATTAGTGGTTACTGTGACTCGGACTGGGCAACTTGCCCCATGACCCGACGATCCATGACAGGCTACTGCATATTTCTTGGATCCGGCCCAATCTCTTGGAAGACCAAGAAACAAACCACTGTCTCACGTAGTTTGGCGGAAGCAGAATATAGGGCCATGGCTGCTGCAACCTACGAACTCACCTGGATATCTACTACATGA